A DNA window from Mytilus edulis chromosome 14, xbMytEdul2.2, whole genome shotgun sequence contains the following coding sequences:
- the LOC139503669 gene encoding uncharacterized protein translates to MICRSIGGNPLSTLNWLRDDNVITNGISSSTNNGVTTSTLTFTAGLKDHLEVFECQANNGVLNKPLTTTTYIEVYFAPTFPILTGPTNLISGSTGTWTCSSLNGYPAPTISIRIQDRHYTNDLIILQSYDVIDRSYTVTGTLEVVPLSNNSGQDLCCDVSHLINNKVPQSVCLQLTIEDKEDKNIIIYAVIGLVAILLLFIIIMAVLCNNRNGKSQNRNRDRVYNEFNGNRGQSHVYDIPLDQRYRNSNYLTPTHRTADQHNQYLTTTYRTSDLSHSYFLPVNGSSRISTT, encoded by the exons ATGATATGCCGTTCTATAGGAGGAAATCCTTTATCAACATTAAATTGGCTGAGAGATGACAATGTCATTACAAATGGTATAAGTAGTTCTACGAACAATGGCGTAACAACGTCAACTTTAACTTTTACTGCTGGTTTGAAAGACCACCTCGAAGTGTTTGAATGTCAGGCGAATAACGGCGTATTGAATAAGCCACTTACAACGACAACATATATTGAAGTATATT TTGCACCGACGTTCCCAATACTGACAGGGCCTACCAACCTGATATCTGGTTCCACAGGAACATGGACTTGTTCATCATTGAATGGTTATCCTGCTCCGACCATTTCCATCAGAATCCAGGACCGTCATTACACAAACGATCTTATCATTCTGCAGTCTTATGATGTTATTGATAGAAGTTATACAGTAACTGGAACATTAGAGGTGGTTCCATTATCTAACAATAGTGGACAAgatctttgttgtgatgttagtCATCTGATCAATAACAAAGTACCCCAATCAGTTTGCTTGCAGTTAACAATTGAAG ATAAAGAGGACAAGAACATTATAATATACGCCGTGATTGGCTTGGTGGCAATTTTACTGCTCTTCATAATAATAATGGCAGTACTTTGTAACAATAGAAATG GTAAATCTCAAAATCGGAATCGTGACAG AGTTTATAATGAATTTAATGGAAATAGAGGGCAGAGCCATGTTTATGACATACCACTAGACCAGCGATATCGCAATAGCAATTATTTAACGCCAACACATAGAACCGCAGATCAACACAACCAATATTTAACGACGACGTATAGAACTTCAGACCTAAGTCATTCTTACTTTCTACCAGTGAACGGAAGTTCTAGAATATCAACAACGTAG